The proteins below come from a single Plantactinospora sp. KBS50 genomic window:
- a CDS encoding McrB family protein: protein MSDSQVILPTRNDGLVRQVGRELIEQGFQHGRSLFTPERSVWNPDTAGELHRRYNEQPDLGVDPFLVKLRRQLGSASDDAIQLAAELLTLQGLPLVNLTTATLHARVTAVLGWMREPVTVPDHVLAAFTQGTWNGGIGAHTMLWKWLADAVELVCGWWSLPQDQRERAFADPWAWQDAVYQYKLMPSLREELLYLRFPSYFLPILNMAHKKAIRDAFADPTTPSTGDLNRDLFATTVRIQGQLGQPVDFYQQPFVAQWRKQAERPPGERRAWLVRPRQGGHDLVERWSAESFVSLAASHLGEVSPGASRAEVRAAVEAGYQHLDYAQRVSLANEYHAFLSQMDSDDVVVTLVDDQLYVGVLDGDPEYSPTDGGARLRRAAGWLASAPIAVDALPAPLPAELDQQGTVVDLTGALDVLAGLVEVDAETLEAPSPPDRMQPTVRVVPKLPAVTDALATRLYIDRAWLHDLLGLWQERSQIVLYGPPGTGKTYLARALAAHVAERDAVRLVQFHPSYAYEDFFEGFRPIEGADGGPVSFAKTPGPLREIAAEARNNPEKPYVLIVDEINRANLAKVFGELYFLLEYREATIRLQYSPSEAFNLPPNVFIIGTMNTADRSIALVDAAIRRRFAFIELHPDDPPVRDVLGNWLTANGKDGDERAVLLAALNESIGEEDHDFKIGPSYLMKPNLDSEAALDRVWRYDLMPLLEEHYYGRLTRTQIRNRFGLAAIRARIIPANSGASPSTADEAPPSE from the coding sequence ATGAGTGACAGCCAGGTGATCCTCCCGACGCGTAATGACGGGCTGGTCCGGCAGGTCGGTCGGGAACTCATTGAGCAGGGCTTTCAGCACGGTCGCTCACTGTTCACACCCGAGCGGTCGGTATGGAACCCGGACACAGCGGGCGAACTGCACCGTCGCTACAACGAGCAGCCGGACCTTGGCGTGGACCCATTCCTGGTCAAGCTGCGTCGTCAGCTTGGCTCTGCCTCTGATGATGCGATCCAGCTTGCGGCGGAGTTGTTGACGCTGCAAGGGCTTCCGCTGGTCAACCTGACGACCGCAACGCTCCATGCTCGTGTCACCGCAGTGTTGGGCTGGATGCGCGAGCCGGTCACCGTTCCCGACCATGTCCTCGCCGCCTTCACTCAGGGAACGTGGAACGGCGGGATCGGCGCGCACACGATGCTGTGGAAGTGGCTGGCCGACGCGGTCGAGCTTGTCTGCGGCTGGTGGTCGCTCCCGCAGGACCAGCGGGAGCGTGCGTTCGCCGATCCGTGGGCGTGGCAGGACGCCGTCTACCAGTACAAGCTCATGCCGTCGCTGCGTGAAGAGCTGCTGTACCTAAGATTCCCGTCGTACTTCCTGCCGATCCTTAACATGGCCCACAAGAAGGCGATCCGCGACGCGTTCGCCGATCCGACTACGCCGTCGACCGGTGACCTTAACCGGGATCTCTTTGCCACAACAGTCAGGATTCAAGGTCAGCTCGGGCAGCCAGTCGACTTCTACCAGCAGCCATTCGTGGCGCAGTGGCGTAAGCAGGCCGAGAGACCACCGGGCGAGCGTCGGGCCTGGCTCGTCCGACCCCGGCAAGGTGGACATGATCTGGTGGAGCGCTGGAGCGCGGAGTCGTTCGTCTCCCTTGCCGCCTCTCATCTGGGCGAGGTGTCGCCTGGCGCGTCCAGGGCTGAGGTCCGGGCCGCGGTCGAGGCGGGCTACCAGCATCTGGACTATGCCCAGCGGGTAAGCCTGGCCAACGAGTACCACGCGTTCCTGTCTCAGATGGACAGTGATGACGTCGTCGTGACCCTGGTCGACGACCAGCTGTATGTCGGTGTTCTCGACGGCGATCCGGAATACAGTCCGACCGATGGCGGCGCGCGCTTGCGCCGGGCCGCTGGATGGCTGGCGAGCGCCCCGATCGCGGTGGACGCGTTGCCGGCGCCGTTGCCGGCCGAGCTGGATCAGCAGGGCACGGTGGTTGACCTGACCGGCGCGTTGGACGTGTTGGCCGGGCTCGTCGAGGTTGATGCGGAGACCCTGGAGGCGCCAAGCCCGCCGGACCGGATGCAGCCGACCGTCCGCGTTGTCCCGAAGCTGCCGGCGGTGACGGATGCCCTGGCCACGCGGCTGTACATCGACCGGGCATGGTTGCATGACCTTCTGGGGTTGTGGCAGGAACGTTCACAAATCGTCCTCTACGGGCCGCCGGGCACCGGCAAGACCTACCTCGCGCGGGCGCTCGCCGCGCATGTGGCCGAGCGGGACGCGGTCCGTCTGGTGCAATTTCACCCCTCGTATGCCTACGAGGACTTTTTTGAGGGATTCCGCCCCATCGAAGGCGCCGACGGCGGACCGGTGAGCTTCGCCAAGACACCCGGTCCGCTGCGCGAGATCGCCGCCGAGGCCAGGAACAATCCGGAGAAGCCGTACGTCCTGATCGTCGACGAGATCAACCGGGCGAACCTGGCCAAGGTCTTCGGCGAGCTGTACTTCCTGCTGGAGTACCGCGAGGCGACCATTCGCCTGCAATACTCCCCGTCCGAGGCGTTCAACCTGCCGCCCAACGTGTTCATCATCGGCACGATGAACACAGCCGACCGTTCGATCGCGTTGGTGGACGCCGCGATCCGGCGCCGGTTCGCGTTCATCGAGCTGCATCCCGACGATCCGCCCGTGCGTGACGTGCTGGGCAACTGGTTGACGGCGAACGGCAAGGACGGCGATGAACGGGCCGTGCTGCTGGCGGCGCTCAACGAGTCGATCGGTGAGGAGGACCACGACTTCAAGATCGGCCCGTCGTACCTGATGAAACCGAACCTCGACAGCGAGGCCGCGCTCGACCGGGTGTGGCGGTACGACCTGATGCCGCTGCTGGAGGAGCACTACTACGGCCGGCTCACACGGACCCAGATCCGCAATCGGTTCGGGCTCGCGGCCATCCGCGCCCGGATTATCCCAGCGAATAGCGGCGCCTCACCGAGTACCGCCGACGAAGCGCCGCCGTCGGAATGA
- a CDS encoding McrC family protein: MSWLPVNLAELDKTGVRRQLDDDTASALSSTGLVEVRPEGGGWWHLLPAGKVGAVRIGGLDVQVQPKVGIARLLFLLGYALDPGFRPEDVTAIPEPDLWPALAESLIRQAGRALAPGVLQGYVSVDESLPLVRGRIRFADQFARRPGIPLPIEVRFDEYAADIAENQILRTALRRMMAVPRLPAGARARLAHLDGRLDGVRVLPHGAPLPAWRTSRLNARYAPALRLAQLVLRYQSAEPGPGDVTVAAFVVNMAKVFEDFVTTALRVALAPYPGHTDGQYPAHLDVDRTIPIRPDVVHVVNGQPVAVFDAKYKLEGASSGFPNADAYQMLAYCTALKLRLGWLIYAQGTSAPGRRRIRNTEIDVVHYPLDLAAPPRQILVEIDVLAHKAMQKHAVTEDR; the protein is encoded by the coding sequence ATGAGCTGGCTGCCGGTCAACCTCGCCGAGCTCGACAAGACCGGCGTTCGTCGGCAGCTCGACGACGATACCGCGAGCGCGTTGAGCAGCACCGGGCTCGTCGAGGTGCGTCCCGAGGGCGGTGGTTGGTGGCACCTGCTACCGGCCGGGAAGGTCGGCGCGGTCCGGATCGGCGGACTCGACGTCCAGGTGCAGCCGAAGGTGGGGATCGCCCGACTGCTGTTCCTGCTCGGCTACGCCCTGGATCCGGGGTTCAGGCCGGAAGACGTCACCGCGATACCCGAACCGGACCTGTGGCCGGCGTTGGCCGAGTCGTTGATCCGGCAGGCCGGACGCGCGCTCGCTCCCGGAGTTCTACAGGGGTACGTGTCGGTCGATGAGTCACTGCCATTGGTTCGCGGCCGGATCCGGTTCGCCGACCAGTTCGCCCGCCGTCCCGGCATACCGCTGCCGATCGAGGTCCGCTTCGACGAGTACGCCGCGGATATCGCCGAGAACCAGATCCTTCGTACTGCCTTGCGGCGCATGATGGCGGTTCCTCGGTTGCCAGCCGGCGCGCGGGCTCGCCTCGCCCACCTTGACGGCCGGCTCGACGGCGTACGGGTGCTACCACATGGAGCGCCCCTGCCGGCCTGGCGCACGAGTCGGCTGAACGCCCGGTACGCCCCGGCGCTCAGGTTGGCCCAGCTGGTCCTCCGCTACCAGTCCGCAGAGCCTGGGCCTGGCGACGTTACCGTGGCCGCGTTCGTCGTGAACATGGCCAAGGTCTTCGAGGACTTCGTCACCACCGCTCTGCGCGTGGCGCTGGCCCCGTATCCTGGGCACACCGATGGCCAGTACCCGGCTCACCTCGACGTTGACCGGACCATCCCCATCCGGCCCGATGTGGTCCACGTCGTCAACGGCCAGCCGGTCGCGGTCTTCGACGCGAAGTACAAGCTTGAAGGCGCCAGCTCGGGTTTCCCGAACGCTGACGCGTACCAGATGCTCGCGTACTGCACGGCGCTGAAGCTGCGCCTCGGGTGGCTCATCTACGCTCAGGGCACGTCGGCGCCTGGCCGCCGCAGGATCCGCAACACCGAAATTGACGTCGTGCACTACCCGCTCGACTTGGCCGCGCCGCCGCGCCAAATTCTCGTAGAAATCGACGTCCTGGCGCACAAGGCCATGCAGAAGCACGCGGTGACGGAGGACCGTTGA
- a CDS encoding site-specific integrase gives MSADPARVAAARQMLAHLGVTLADLQAEPGPGLPTLAEYLPQVIAAAGPGAHRTYGTYWRRMAAAWGDRPLDAVAASDIEAMQREIAATARSRRNSRNGRHAGEHVIAAARAIYNRAIADRLIDATASPAHRVLKPRRLPSTRRALTPDELEEINLAARTSGNDLILDSLVLRLHTETACRRGGALGLRLTDLDTSRGLVRLTEKGATLRWQPITLDLATHLNEHARARGAVLPTDRLLRYRNGRPITSRRYDHLWKRIGAQLPWVAAQAISTHWLRHTTLTWVERHYGYGIARAYAGHTDSTGPATTTYIKADLQAVATALAAMTGQPHPLAITPNRCRLQDRTAERSEPEP, from the coding sequence GTGTCTGCTGATCCCGCCCGTGTCGCTGCTGCCCGGCAGATGCTGGCACATTTGGGCGTCACCCTCGCCGATCTGCAGGCCGAGCCTGGTCCGGGTCTGCCGACACTGGCCGAGTACCTGCCCCAGGTCATCGCCGCAGCCGGGCCGGGCGCCCACCGCACGTATGGCACCTACTGGCGGCGGATGGCCGCTGCCTGGGGCGACCGTCCGTTGGACGCTGTCGCCGCCAGCGACATCGAGGCCATGCAGCGAGAGATCGCCGCGACCGCCCGGTCACGGCGCAACAGCCGCAACGGCCGTCACGCAGGCGAGCACGTCATCGCCGCCGCACGCGCCATCTACAACCGGGCTATCGCCGACAGACTCATCGACGCCACCGCCAGCCCCGCCCACCGGGTGCTCAAGCCCCGCCGACTACCGAGCACCCGCCGCGCCCTGACCCCCGACGAACTCGAAGAGATCAACCTCGCTGCTCGGACCAGCGGCAACGACCTCATCCTCGACTCTCTGGTACTGCGTCTGCACACCGAGACCGCCTGCCGCCGTGGCGGCGCACTCGGGCTACGACTGACCGACCTGGACACCAGCCGCGGGCTGGTGCGACTGACCGAGAAGGGCGCCACCCTGCGCTGGCAACCCATAACCCTCGACCTGGCCACCCACCTCAACGAACACGCCCGCGCCCGTGGGGCGGTCCTGCCCACCGACCGCCTGTTGCGCTACCGCAACGGTCGGCCAATCACCAGCCGCCGCTACGACCACCTATGGAAACGCATCGGCGCACAACTGCCGTGGGTGGCCGCCCAGGCCATCTCCACCCACTGGCTACGCCACACCACCCTGACCTGGGTCGAACGCCACTACGGCTACGGCATCGCCCGCGCCTACGCCGGACACACCGACTCCACCGGCCCAGCCACCACCACCTACATCAAAGCCGACCTACAAGCCGTCGCCACCGCACTGGCCGCCATGACCGGCCAACCACACCCGCTCGCCATCACCCCGAACCGTTGCCGCCTGCAGGACCGGACGGCGGAGCGTTCGGAGCCTGAGCCGTGA
- a CDS encoding AAA family ATPase gives MKRPPAPRPAPTAHPQPPLSETITAGAATAEAELGADSLPAPQPVAATPGPGDLVDLWQQATRVRQAYQDALAGIERRTRELDARAAEIERGAAALAVGRGDLDAEEARLASAREELAARASAIDARDRDLLDREMAFAARQDREKEEIVASARAELSAARDRFEATRHEFDEELARQRVRIREELAAERDSLDTDRATLAEERHRLRRWDNELRIREEDLQDAKEMYEERTTLSVAAATEEVRLQSDHLRRLYGAARSDADRQSERLAEYERLRRALEDRDPQEVREELDRLRAESEELRRLRLTAAPAETDLRLAAVEEEARRLRERCATYAAENERLQRQLSAHEITATSLERLAVVKEALEAENRAYRDIVEDQKRDWHELVERREGASPLPTCTDMDSRYPVAPADLGDAVPALPDLVRRVRALIRQQHGLFYEEADLRSFLGGLATSQLHLLQGISGIGKTQLPQRFAEAIGATSAVVSVGADWRTPQDLMGYYNAFERRFYESEFTKALYQAQCPQFAAQPFFIVLDEMNLSHPEQYFNDVLSALERRASRDATPDLVLMSAGVTPAPRLLREGRLLPVPRSVFFVGTANHDETTVSFADKTYDRAHVVELPASPQPFDVDPQDPLPRLSFAALSQAFDAAAAARRASADRTRQFLATVLAERMATDFRVSWGSRLYQHVDRYVPVVLAAGGSLTEATDHLVATKILRKLRGRYEIRVDQLRRLRDELAASWPKLGDEACDGQPRRSLAALDDLVRDLGHQ, from the coding sequence ATGAAGCGGCCGCCGGCGCCCCGGCCGGCGCCCACGGCCCACCCGCAGCCGCCGCTGTCGGAGACGATCACGGCGGGGGCGGCGACGGCCGAGGCCGAGCTGGGCGCCGACAGCCTGCCCGCCCCGCAGCCGGTCGCGGCGACGCCCGGCCCCGGCGACCTGGTGGACCTGTGGCAGCAGGCCACCCGGGTACGGCAGGCGTACCAGGACGCCCTGGCCGGGATCGAGCGGCGTACCCGGGAGCTGGACGCGCGGGCGGCGGAGATCGAGCGCGGCGCCGCGGCGCTCGCCGTGGGGCGCGGCGACCTCGATGCGGAGGAGGCCCGCCTGGCCAGCGCGCGGGAAGAACTCGCTGCCCGGGCCTCCGCGATCGACGCGCGCGACCGGGACCTGCTCGACCGCGAGATGGCGTTCGCCGCGAGGCAGGACCGCGAGAAGGAGGAGATCGTCGCGTCGGCCCGCGCCGAACTGAGCGCGGCGCGGGACCGGTTCGAGGCCACCCGCCACGAGTTCGACGAGGAACTGGCCCGCCAGCGGGTGCGGATCCGCGAGGAGCTGGCCGCCGAACGCGACTCCCTTGACACTGACCGGGCGACCCTCGCCGAGGAACGGCACCGCCTGCGCCGCTGGGACAACGAGCTGCGAATCCGGGAGGAGGACCTGCAGGACGCCAAGGAGATGTACGAGGAGCGGACGACGCTCTCCGTCGCTGCGGCCACCGAGGAGGTGCGGTTGCAGTCCGACCATCTGCGCCGGCTCTACGGCGCCGCCCGCTCCGACGCCGACCGGCAGAGCGAACGGCTCGCCGAGTACGAGCGGTTGCGGCGGGCGTTGGAGGACCGCGACCCGCAGGAGGTGCGGGAGGAGCTGGACCGACTGCGAGCGGAGAGCGAGGAGCTGCGTCGGCTGCGCCTGACTGCCGCCCCGGCCGAGACCGATCTGCGGCTCGCCGCCGTCGAGGAGGAGGCGCGGCGGCTGCGAGAGCGCTGCGCCACGTACGCCGCGGAGAACGAACGGCTCCAACGCCAGCTCTCCGCACACGAGATCACCGCGACGTCACTGGAGCGCCTCGCCGTCGTCAAGGAGGCGCTGGAGGCGGAGAACCGGGCCTACCGCGACATTGTGGAGGACCAGAAGCGCGACTGGCACGAGCTGGTGGAGCGTCGGGAGGGCGCCTCCCCGCTGCCCACGTGCACGGACATGGACAGCCGATACCCGGTGGCACCCGCCGACCTCGGCGACGCCGTCCCGGCGCTGCCCGATCTGGTGCGGCGGGTGCGGGCGTTGATCCGCCAGCAGCACGGCCTCTTCTACGAGGAGGCCGACCTGCGGTCGTTCCTCGGCGGCCTCGCCACCTCGCAGCTCCACCTGTTGCAGGGCATCAGCGGCATCGGCAAGACGCAGCTGCCGCAGCGTTTCGCCGAGGCGATCGGGGCCACCTCGGCGGTCGTCTCGGTGGGCGCCGACTGGCGTACCCCGCAGGACCTGATGGGCTACTACAACGCGTTTGAGCGCCGCTTCTACGAGTCGGAGTTCACCAAGGCGCTCTACCAGGCGCAGTGCCCGCAGTTCGCCGCCCAGCCGTTCTTCATCGTGCTCGACGAGATGAACCTGTCCCACCCGGAGCAGTACTTCAACGACGTGCTCTCCGCGCTGGAACGCAGGGCCAGCCGGGACGCCACGCCGGACCTGGTGCTGATGAGCGCAGGGGTGACCCCGGCTCCCCGCCTGTTGCGGGAGGGCCGGCTGCTGCCGGTGCCGCGCTCGGTGTTCTTCGTCGGGACGGCCAACCACGACGAGACCACCGTCTCGTTCGCGGACAAGACGTACGACCGGGCCCACGTCGTCGAGCTGCCGGCGAGCCCGCAGCCGTTCGACGTCGATCCGCAGGACCCGTTGCCGCGGTTGAGTTTCGCGGCGCTGTCGCAGGCGTTCGACGCGGCGGCGGCCGCCCGTCGAGCCTCCGCCGACCGGACGCGGCAGTTCCTCGCCACCGTGCTGGCCGAGCGGATGGCGACCGACTTCCGCGTCTCCTGGGGCAGCCGGCTCTACCAGCACGTCGACCGGTACGTGCCGGTGGTCCTGGCTGCGGGTGGGTCGCTCACCGAGGCGACGGACCACCTGGTCGCCACGAAGATCCTGCGGAAGCTCCGGGGGCGGTACGAAATCCGGGTCGACCAACTCCGACGGCTGCGCGACGAGCTCGCCGCGAGCTGGCCGAAGCTGGGGGACGAGGCGTGCGACGGCCAGCCGCGCCGGTCCCTGGCGGCTCTGGACGACCTCGTCCGCGACCTCGGCCACCAGTGA
- a CDS encoding AAA domain-containing protein has protein sequence MSSPTLDGGRGRPQPRRSGAGRPGASGRGGGGDQASGQNYRPRQGRLAPLPGAATLVSLRWQMSSDLPEVTVDETEAVLGRSPSGSVVVEIAGKRAMATGATPDDDRTLQRLLTHGQARVAMVLYLDPAQVGSPWPRLDLNIHLYEKGPAGTPLAIGVADKEFTRIHRAAGDRAERRPPEWALNWLTERLVLPPLPGSAPDAPGRLVISAGPRHSTDEPVAFRIHGRGVAVDVRTVGDKALLSRVVLRGHDGTQGPLALIHRTVTFTDESQATRLREEMKRQLGKLASGEGFLAMWNSYNRKEAWWTHRSVRDAGYLKYDTVRRQNDGVLRFLVTVPTGSDASRFSLLDRADEQHDTPLELEAASALPPALLRDPAADDQAWGLLDDELASEAFAGEVVAVNAAAATIDVRPTPRPGPVGQAGPQPPPAGFLYLSFRGDRRRLLRRREAFGRVLKAQTRIPNLLALLEGDPVSSPLPERRIAPESVAAWQVFRGGEPTRAQRRALDVALNTPDIAIIQGPPGTGKTQVIAALQTRLAEAGHGYARLRGSMLLTSYQHAAVDELVERSTVFGLPANKVDRTGRGTTVQVDRWQAETVAALDERLRQSAQGRGVVALRRAAALAAGYLLAPTDPAGTAVMLHELLETTGDLVPGRLADRIRDRLGAPPRPIVVFASDAEELAVRAVRGIRMTGESFGDDGPAAAAKALRRISALDGADVPAEVLDLLTRAAQWRGDEPPPFLAELTPARAALLELLARPVGPNPDPAVDPDLRRLLEDVVDSLADRVAESPGDGVALALLEYREALDGDPAAVQWTLREYTASYAATCQQVASPSMADAKGQSRVDEVVFDTVIVDEAARANPLDLMIPLIHASRRIVLVGDHNQLPQMLEPDVEREFEPDMRKLLSESLFQRLFESLDRPGVPVPRVVTLDTQFRMHRVLGEFVSRNFYDGTLGSIRPDDAFAHGLTRYGSAVAAWLDVPPQAGPEYGDRSRSRPAEAAVLADEVARLLDEAPDLTIGVITFYRAQVEEICRQLVARKLLTRNGGSYEMIDRLRFDSAGRRLDRLMVGTVDAFQGKEFDVVLLSTTRCAPPRDTPPPPTGQDYGRWVARHYGHITLRNRLCVAMSRQKRLLVTVGATAMFRAGHAPPGVAPLTDFLELCRKGAPHGHLVA, from the coding sequence ATGAGTTCACCAACGCTCGACGGCGGTCGGGGCCGCCCTCAGCCGCGTCGGTCCGGCGCGGGCCGGCCCGGTGCCAGCGGCCGCGGCGGCGGTGGCGACCAGGCCAGCGGTCAGAACTATCGGCCCCGGCAGGGACGGCTCGCTCCGTTGCCCGGCGCGGCGACCCTGGTCTCGCTGCGCTGGCAAATGTCGAGCGACCTACCCGAGGTGACGGTCGACGAGACCGAGGCGGTCTTGGGCCGCAGCCCGTCCGGCAGTGTGGTCGTGGAAATCGCCGGCAAGCGGGCGATGGCCACCGGCGCCACCCCGGACGACGACCGTACGCTGCAACGGTTGCTCACCCACGGGCAGGCCCGGGTGGCGATGGTTCTCTACCTCGATCCAGCCCAGGTTGGCTCCCCCTGGCCCCGCCTCGACCTCAACATCCATCTCTACGAGAAGGGGCCGGCCGGGACCCCGCTGGCGATTGGCGTCGCGGACAAGGAGTTCACCCGGATCCACCGCGCGGCCGGTGACCGGGCCGAACGCCGCCCCCCGGAGTGGGCGCTGAACTGGCTGACCGAACGGCTCGTGCTGCCGCCGCTGCCCGGCTCCGCGCCCGACGCGCCGGGCCGGTTGGTCATCTCCGCAGGCCCGCGACACAGCACCGACGAACCGGTCGCGTTCCGCATCCACGGTCGCGGGGTGGCGGTCGACGTACGGACGGTCGGCGATAAGGCGTTGCTGAGTCGGGTGGTGCTACGTGGCCACGACGGGACCCAGGGGCCGCTGGCGCTGATCCACCGCACCGTCACCTTCACCGACGAGTCCCAGGCCACCCGCCTGCGGGAGGAGATGAAGCGCCAGCTGGGCAAGCTCGCCTCCGGCGAGGGCTTCCTGGCCATGTGGAACTCGTACAACCGCAAGGAGGCATGGTGGACGCACCGCAGCGTGCGGGACGCCGGCTACCTGAAGTACGACACCGTCCGCCGGCAGAACGACGGCGTCCTGCGGTTTCTCGTCACGGTCCCGACCGGATCGGATGCCAGCCGTTTCTCCCTGCTCGACCGGGCGGACGAGCAGCACGACACGCCGCTCGAACTGGAGGCGGCCAGCGCGTTGCCGCCGGCGCTCCTGCGCGATCCGGCCGCGGACGACCAGGCGTGGGGGCTGCTCGACGACGAACTGGCGAGCGAGGCGTTCGCGGGCGAGGTGGTCGCGGTCAACGCCGCGGCGGCCACGATCGATGTGCGTCCCACCCCGCGCCCCGGTCCGGTCGGACAGGCCGGGCCCCAGCCGCCCCCCGCCGGATTCCTGTACCTGTCCTTCCGTGGCGACCGGCGTCGGCTGCTGCGCCGCAGGGAGGCGTTCGGTCGGGTGCTCAAGGCGCAAACCCGCATCCCCAACCTCCTCGCGCTGCTGGAGGGCGACCCGGTGTCGTCGCCCCTGCCGGAGCGGCGGATTGCGCCGGAGTCCGTGGCCGCGTGGCAGGTCTTCCGGGGCGGCGAGCCCACCCGGGCACAACGTCGGGCGCTCGACGTCGCGCTGAACACGCCGGACATCGCGATCATCCAGGGCCCGCCCGGCACCGGTAAGACGCAGGTGATCGCGGCCCTGCAGACGCGGCTCGCCGAGGCCGGCCATGGGTACGCCCGGTTGCGTGGGTCGATGTTGCTGACCAGCTACCAGCATGCCGCGGTGGACGAACTGGTGGAGCGGTCGACGGTGTTCGGTCTGCCGGCCAACAAGGTCGACCGGACCGGACGCGGCACCACCGTCCAGGTCGACAGGTGGCAGGCCGAGACGGTGGCCGCGCTGGACGAACGCCTCCGGCAGAGCGCTCAGGGCCGAGGCGTGGTCGCCCTACGGCGTGCCGCGGCGCTCGCCGCCGGTTACCTGCTGGCGCCCACCGACCCGGCCGGAACGGCCGTCATGTTGCATGAGCTGCTGGAGACCACCGGCGATCTGGTGCCCGGCCGGCTCGCCGATCGGATCCGGGATCGGCTGGGCGCGCCGCCGCGCCCGATCGTCGTGTTCGCCTCGGACGCCGAGGAACTGGCGGTTCGCGCGGTTCGCGGGATCCGGATGACCGGTGAGTCGTTCGGTGACGACGGGCCGGCGGCGGCCGCGAAGGCGCTACGACGGATCAGCGCGCTCGACGGCGCGGACGTGCCGGCCGAGGTGCTGGACCTGCTAACCAGGGCGGCGCAGTGGCGCGGAGACGAGCCGCCGCCGTTCCTCGCCGAACTGACGCCGGCGCGCGCCGCCCTGCTGGAGCTGCTGGCCCGGCCGGTCGGCCCGAACCCGGATCCCGCCGTCGACCCCGACCTGCGCCGGCTGCTCGAGGACGTGGTGGACAGCCTGGCCGACCGGGTGGCCGAGTCACCCGGCGACGGGGTGGCGCTGGCCCTCCTCGAGTACCGGGAGGCGCTCGACGGTGACCCGGCCGCCGTGCAGTGGACGTTGCGCGAGTACACCGCCTCGTACGCGGCGACCTGCCAGCAGGTGGCCTCGCCCAGCATGGCCGACGCCAAGGGGCAGTCCCGCGTGGACGAGGTGGTGTTCGACACTGTGATCGTCGACGAGGCGGCCCGGGCCAACCCGCTCGACCTGATGATCCCGCTGATTCACGCCAGTCGTCGTATCGTGCTCGTCGGCGACCACAACCAGCTTCCCCAGATGCTCGAACCGGACGTGGAACGCGAGTTCGAGCCGGACATGCGCAAGCTGCTGTCGGAGAGCCTGTTCCAGCGGCTGTTCGAGAGCCTGGACCGGCCGGGAGTGCCGGTGCCGCGGGTGGTGACCCTGGACACCCAGTTCCGGATGCACCGGGTGCTCGGTGAGTTCGTCAGCCGCAACTTCTACGACGGGACGCTGGGTTCGATCCGACCGGATGACGCGTTCGCGCACGGGCTCACCCGGTACGGGAGCGCGGTCGCCGCCTGGCTGGACGTGCCGCCGCAGGCCGGCCCCGAGTATGGCGATCGGAGCAGGTCCCGGCCGGCCGAGGCGGCGGTCCTGGCCGACGAGGTCGCCCGGCTGCTCGACGAGGCGCCGGACCTCACCATCGGGGTGATCACGTTCTACCGCGCACAGGTGGAGGAGATCTGCCGGCAACTCGTCGCGCGCAAGTTGTTGACCCGCAACGGCGGGTCCTACGAGATGATCGACCGGCTGCGCTTCGACAGCGCCGGGCGGCGGTTGGACCGACTCATGGTCGGCACTGTGGACGCCTTCCAGGGCAAGGAGTTCGATGTCGTCCTGCTGTCGACCACCCGGTGCGCGCCCCCGCGCGACACCCCGCCGCCGCCCACCGGCCAGGACTACGGCCGCTGGGTCGCCCGTCACTACGGTCACATCACCCTGCGCAACCGGTTGTGCGTGGCGATGAGCCGGCAGAAGCGGTTGCTCGTCACGGTCGGCGCCACCGCGATGTTCCGGGCAGGTCACGCGCCGCCCGGCGTCGCACCGCTGACCGACTTCCTCGAACTGTGCCGGAAAGGTGCGCCACATGGTCACCTCGTCGCTTGA